The genomic region GATCTGTAGCATAcagtaaatattttgttgtaCAATTATCTGATAACACGGTCAAATgtgtttcatatttatataccaAAAAAGTACAATGGATTATGGACAAGTACTCCTTGCAAATCACaatcacttttctttttgtttttttactcttcttcattatggctttttttaaataccatcatttatctatttttttcagtttgtgcAGGTTGGATATTCTGCTAACAGATAACACATCAATTAGCCAATGGCATGTTTCGGCTGCATGTTAGTACAGTATGTACTGTTTAGTAACTGTTTAGTCATGTGACTCGTTATTGAAACAAAGCACAATCCTGACTAGGTTAATGTCTTGCCGCTATCTTAGATGGTGTTCCAAGTTCCCAAAATCCAACTGTAGCAATCGAGTCTTGGATAAACCACAACAAAGTTGAACGAGAGGAGTTTGCAGATATGCTCTCTGATAGCCTAAAGGTCAGTTAATCAAATGCATGTTTAACTtcacgtatacatacatacatgtgtgtgtgtgtgtgtgtgtgtgtgtgtgtgtgtgtgtatatgtgtgtgtgtaatatatatatatatatatagtacagaccaaaagtttggacacaccttctcattcaaacagttttctttattttcatgactatgaaaattgtagattcacactgaaggcatcaaaactatgaattaacacacggggaattatatacataacaaaaaagtgtgaaacaactgaaaaatgtcatattctcggttcttcaaagtagccaccttttgctttgattactgctttgcacactcttggcattctcttgatgagcttcaagaggtagtcacctgaaatggtcttccaacagtcttgaaggagttccccgagagatgcttggcacttgttggcccttttgccttcactctgcggtccagctcacccctaaaccatctcgattgggttcaggtctggtgactgtggaggccaggtcatctggcgcagcaccccatcactctccttcttggtcaaatagcccttgatgccttcagtgtgactctacaattttcatagtcatgaaaataaagaaaactctttgaatgagaaggtgtgtccaaacctttggtctgtactgtgtatgtgtatgtatgtgtgtatatatatatatatatatatatatatatatatatatatatatatatatatatatatatatatatatatatatatatatatatatatatacacacacacacacacacacacacacacacacacacacacacacacacacacacacacacagcgatgTGACCGTgacctgatttcttttttttttttttaatgtttcagatctttaaactattttaaatattagtaaaagataacacaagtgaacacaacatgcagtttttaaacaaaggtttttattattgagggaaaacaaaaatccaaaactacatggccctgtgtgaaagtgtttgccccctaaacctgatcgcccttagcagcaacaactgcaatcaagcttTTGCGAcagtgagtctgttacagcactgtggaggaattttgctccactcatctatgcagaattgttgtaattcagccacattgggtTTTTgttcgagcatgaaccgcctttttaaggtcatgccacagcatctcaataggattcaggttaggactttgactaggccactccaaagtcttcattttgtttttctttagccattcagaggtggacttgctggtgtgttttggtttattgtcctgctgcagaacccaatttcgcttcagcttgaggtcatgaacagatggccggaTATTCTCCTTCAGGAAAACTGAGATGaacctttatgttctttttgctcagcagcagttTGGTCTTgtaactctgccatgcagataATTTTTGCCGTCTCTTTCTTAGGGTGGAGTCATTAACACTGagcttaactgaggcaagtgagacCTGCAGCTCTTTGGATGTTATtttggggtcttttgtgacctcttggatgagtcgttgctgtgctcttggggtaattttggtcagaaGGCCACTCCTGGAAAGTTTCTccactgtttcatgtttttgccatttgtgaataatggctctcactgtggttcacttgAATCCCAAAgttttagaaatggctttataatcTTTTACAGACTGTTAGATCtcaattaccgtatttttcagactataagccgctactttttccccacgttttgagcCCCGCGGcctaaacaacgaagcggcgaatttatggatttttcctggattttcccattttacaaacttcaagccaaaaattgagcgacataacattagaccaatgaaatttccgaacggaaacaaaaaaacgcacctcatttgtgttttgagctgcacagcttcgggagaaaagcttcaccgatggtgatttttaaacacgacgatgccaaaagaaaaactcctgagagcaattgttgtgaaaggaaggaggaagacggtgaacaatgactttcttggtaggctcctgtttagatacaagccgttgtaacgcgttgagtctgggtcaagggGATAGcttgctaactccagttgcaacagaaatcatataagcacggacaggtttccaaaactcgtgcttttttatttttcaacagcgttacgggtcagtcaaagaaacttagaaatgagcatcagaaaataataaggacatattcctcggtcttgcacacatgcagtaatacccaaaatgccgctctgctcttaaagaagccacaacatatttcacccgttacaccgtgtaacagacactttctttcgttaaagcctgtgtaaagttcattagtttcaatgtagacttatagacaggtgcggcttatttatgttcaaaataaaaatctttgtcaaattcagcggcttatatatggcttttttttgtctgaatttGTCTCAATTtttttggatctcagcatgatgtccagcttttgaggatcttttggtctacttcactttgtcagacaggtcctatttaagagagggccatgtagttttggattttgttttccttcaataataaaaactttcatttaaaaactgcattttgtgttcacttgtgttatcttttactaatatttaaattagtttgatgatctaagacattagtgtgacaaacatgcaaataaataagaaatcattaagggggcaaacactttttcacaccactgtgtatatatatcataacttttctttctttttttaagaataaggtaAAGATGACCATGTGATGCATCTTTATTTTTCAGGAGATTGGAGAGAATGTTCACATCTACCTTATAGGCAAGGAGGAGACGCGGACACACTCACTTGCCGTGTCACTTCACTGTGCTGAGGACGATGCAATCAGTGTGAGCGGGCAGAATAGTTTGTGCCATCAGATCACGGCAGCCTGCAAGCACGGCGGCGACCTTTACGTGGTGGGCGGTTCTATCCCACGGCGGATGTGGAAGTGTAACATGCGTACAATGGATTGGGAAAGGTGCGCGCCGTTGCCTCGTGACCGCCTGCACCACGCATTGGTGTCTGTTGCCTCAGAGGATACCATCTACTCACTAGGAGGCAAGACGCTTCAGGACACACTGTCCCACGGCGTCGTCTACTACTCTGTACGTGCCAACACCTGGACAGAGACCAACCAGTTGGACACAGCTGTGTCCGGTGCCGCAGGGGTCCACCTCGACGGCATCATCTACCTCCTGGGTGGAGAAGAGAACGATGCTGACTTTTTTACTCGGCCGTCCCGCCTTATCCAGTGCTTAGACACGGCGACGCAGAAATGCCGCACAAAGCCATACGTGCTGCCCTTTGCTGGCCGCATGCATGCTGCCGCCCACAAGGACCTGATCTTTGTGGTGGCTGAGGGAGACTCGCTGGTGTGCTACAACCCCCTGCTGGACAGCTTCACACGCCTTCGCTTTCCAGAGGTGTGGAGCTGTGTGCCCTCACTCTGGAAGGTGGCCAGCTGCAACGGCTGTATTTATGTGTTTCGGGACAAATGCAAAAAGGGTGACGCCGACACACTCAAGCTGAACCCAGCTACATCCGTCGTGTCCGTTATAAAAGGGATTAAAATCCTTCTCACAAACTGGCAGTTTGTTTTGGCCTGATGTTTAAGTGCCATTTTCAAGGACAATGGAACATGTGCACCATACAGTATAACATGTTTGCAGTGATGCTAAAGAATATGCAGCTGAATTTCTTTTCCAGTTAGTCTTTCAGCAGAAGCTTTTATTCACGGCAACCTAATATTGCGCTCAGAAGATGTTTGTTTAGGGTCTTGCTCTAGGGTCCAGCGTTATAGTTTCGCAGTGCTGAGATTCAAACTCCGAACTCTTCGAGGCTGTAGTTCAGTGCCACCACTGGGCCCTCTAAAATGATGTGATATAAAAACTTCCAAACTTCTAGCATTCAGGTTCACATGGACAATTTTACAAGCAGCAAAAATAAAccttattatttaaatgaaaaagagCATGTCATGACATTCTACTGTCAGTTATAAGACTAGACACAGTGTCTAGTCTtgtattatagttttataaCTGACAGTAGAATGTCATGGCCTACTCTTCTTCACCTGTCCTCGAGTTAGAGTATGGACCACTGATcatgtttgttttagttttattaaGATCTACAATGCAAAATGATGCTTGGTCATTAATCCCACTTAAGATTGTTATAACAAGGGCCCTTTATTGAGATTTTTATGCTGAATGACCTGAATGGTTGAAAGTAATTGTGTATGTTAGTGTTTTGTGTACTCTGAATTGGTGTAAAGTTCACACACCGTTAAACAGCTACTAAGTGCAGCAGTACAAAGATAAGCTACAGGGGTGTCACTCatttatacagtgtgtatgtatgtgtgtatattaataatacatggcacctgttagtgggtggggtttattaggcagcaagtgaacattttgtcatcTAAGTCAATGTGTtataagcaggaaaaatgggcaagcgtaagaatTTGGGCGATTTTGAccagggccaaattgtgatggctagacgactgggtcagagcatctcctaAACTGCAGCTCCTGTGTGCTGTTCCCggtttgcagtggtcagtatctatcaaaagtggtccatggAAAGGAATAGTGGTGCACCGGTGACAGGGCATGACCGTTTAAGGCTCATTGATGCGCaaggggagcaaaggctggcccgtgtggtccgatccaacagacttacactgctgaagaagttaaagcTGTTTATGCTCGAAGGGCCAggattgttttggcagcaaaaggggggccAACACTATTAGGCAAGTGATCATAATGttctgatctgtgtgtgtgtgtgtgtgtgtgtgtgcatatataatCAGTGTCTGCattattttttagctttaatatGTGTTATGTTTTCATGTCAAAGGGTACTTCTATTACTTTACTCACATACTGTACTacttaatatattttacatgcatattgttttttttactcatttaacAAAATTTTCATTTGTCACATATGCATAAAAAACAATAGTAAATTAAAAGTACAGGTAttcagtttaaataaaatattactcaaGTATAAGCACTGCCCAAAAAGACTtaaggataataataatgaactcTTTCGACACACGCTTACTAAGTAAAATATTTGGTTTTCTGATAAAGGATTGCATATCGTTACCaccttttgttaatatttttttgttttgtttagtagCTAGGAGCAGTTTTGCTTATATTTCTTTCAGTTCTGTTTTGTTCCACGCAAGGATTTCGATTAACAGCACATATTATAAAATCATTTCGCTTCTGCTGTTTTCTAGGCTGCATGTTTGACACCCCTGCAGTAAACACTACACAGTGAGCTGCCTCGCACAGcgagtgtaaatgttttaagcAGCTGTAAAACATGTAAAAGGACTTATGCATGTGGATTGTTGTATTATGTCTCTTGTGTAAAGTGTTTTGTTGAACAGGGTGAAAGATTTACCCTGAAATATTTTACGATGTATCATAATGTTCATTCATTGGTGCTTGAAGAAACGCACACCGCAGCCGATTATATGCATATGAATGAATGCAAATAATGTTGCGATTCACTCGTGCTTCTGTGTTTATGATCGTGAATGGCACTGTGGTAAATGGAATCAATGCAAGTAAATGAAATGTCTGCATGATGGCTTGTACTCTGCTAATTACAATGCAGGGGTTAGCTAAGTGctgatataaatatgtatagaaagttgataaaacaaaattaaacatttctatCCTGTAAATGGGTGGTCTTTTAAAGAAGGACAATGCCTCAAATGCACAGGTAACAGGTGGGTTTTAAGTAATTGTGCTTTGccacttcactatttatttgtagttgtcatgttggaagacccagcctcgacccatcttcaatggtctaactgagggaaggaggttgtttcccaaaatctcgcaatacatggccccggtcatcctcttcttaatacagtgcagtcgccctgtcccatgtgcagaaaaacacccccaaagcatgatgctaccacccccatgcttcacagtagggatagtgttcttgggatggtactcatcattcttcttcctccaaacacgtttagtggaattatgatcAAAAggtctattttggtctcatctgaccacatgactttctcccatgactcctctggatcatccaaatggtcattgacaaacttaagacgtgcctggacatgtgctggtttaagcaggggaaccttccgtgccatgcatgatttcaaaccatgacgtcttagtgtattaccaacagtaaccttggaaacggtggtcccagctcttttcaggtaattgaccagctcctcctgtgtagttctgggctgatttctcaccttccttaggatcattaagaccccacgaggtgagatcttgcatggagccccagtccgaagGAGATTGAcaatgtttagcttcttccattttctaatgattgctccaacagtggaccttttttcaccaagctgcttggcaatttccccgtagccccttccagccttgtggaggtgtataattttgtctctagtgtctttggacagctctttggtcttggccatgttagtagttggattcttactgattgtatggggtggacaggtgtctttacgcagctaacgacctcaaacaggtgcatctaatttaggataataaatgtagtgaggtggacattttaaaggcagactaacaggtctttgagggtcagaaatctagctgatagacaggtgttcaaatacttatttgcagctgtatcatacaaataaatagttaaaaaaatcatatattgtgatttctggattattattattgatttttttttattgtctctcacagtggacatgcacctacgatgacaatttcagacccctccatgatttctaagtgggagaacttgcaaaatagcagggtggtcaaatacttattttcctcactgtgtgtgtgtgtgtgtgtgtgtgtgtgtgtgtgtgtgtgtgtgtgtgtgtatatatatatatatatatatgtatatgtatatgtgtatatatatatatgtatatatgtatatatatatatgtatatatatatgtatatatatatttgtgtgttctGCTCAATAATTGCACTGTAATGATGCTCGTGAAGGGTAAACAAAGTCATCATAACAAATCCTCCATATGATTAAGAATACATAGCTTGCTTTGTTTAGTCTTATTTTATTGACTGCCAGTTGCTGTGATAAAAAACATAACCCTAACCAGTTAGGAATATGC from Silurus meridionalis isolate SWU-2019-XX chromosome 13, ASM1480568v1, whole genome shotgun sequence harbors:
- the kbtbd4 gene encoding kelch repeat and BTB domain-containing protein 4 is translated as MEACDDGGLSVGSSPVEENYFQGYTFTDRSHSSRVVKSIMDLCLEDGLFADVTITVDSKEFNLHRLVLSAQSSFFRSMFTSNLRESHNRHIELKDISAPVFQLLVDYIYHGTIKLQVEDLQDTYEMSDMYQLTALFEECSRFLSRTVDVKNCLQVMWLADRHSDQELYTAAKHCAKIHLVQLHQTDEFLNLPLQLLIDIIKDGVPSSQNPTVAIESWINHNKVEREEFADMLSDSLKEIGENVHIYLIGKEETRTHSLAVSLHCAEDDAISVSGQNSLCHQITAACKHGGDLYVVGGSIPRRMWKCNMRTMDWERCAPLPRDRLHHALVSVASEDTIYSLGGKTLQDTLSHGVVYYSVRANTWTETNQLDTAVSGAAGVHLDGIIYLLGGEENDADFFTRPSRLIQCLDTATQKCRTKPYVLPFAGRMHAAAHKDLIFVVAEGDSLVCYNPLLDSFTRLRFPEVWSCVPSLWKVASCNGCIYVFRDKCKKGDADTLKLNPATSVVSVIKGIKILLTNWQFVLA